Genomic window (Rossellomorea aquimaris):
AGCTGCTTTGAATTCTCTTGAATATGTTACTTCCTGTGCACTGGATAGAACCGATTTGTTTTTGTCTTTCTTTTTCTTATTATCCAATCGTATGTACATCCCTTCTTTTCAAGATTAATTCTATTTTTGCCTTGAAAAGAAGGGGGCATACCTGTGATTTAACGATAAATGTCAATCAGTGCACTTTTTAATTCAGGGTATTCAAATTGAAAACCGTTTTCTGATAGGACACTCGGGAGTACTTTTTGGCCTTCTAGCACTAAGGCGCTCATTTCACCCATTGCTACTTTTAAAGCAAGGGAAGGGACAGGGATCCAGTGTGGCCTGCCAAGCACGGAACCAAGTGTTTTTCCAAACTCTTTCATAGAGACCGGGGAGGGTGCAGTCACATTGACTGGTCCTGAAATGGCTTCTGTCTCAGCGATAAAATGGACAGCCCTTGCGATATCTTTTATATGAACCCATGACATCCATTGATCACCTGAACCAACTGTTCCCCCTACAAACATTTTATAAGGAAGAGCGATTCGAGGTAGGGCGCCTTCGTCTTTCCCCAGAATAATTCCGAACCGTGCATATGCAACCCTGATGCTCAGCTGATTCGCCTTGCTCGCTTCTTTTTCCCATATTTGAACGGTTTCTCCTAAAAAGTTGTCTGCTGTTTCCGTTGATGCTTCCGTATACGTATTCGTTTTTGAAGAAGGATAGTAGCCGATTGCACTGGCGTTAATAAGACACGCAGGTTTCTCTTTCAGTACCTTAATAATGTTCATTACCTCTTGAGTTGAATTGATCCGGCTATTGATGATGCGTTTCTTACGCTCATCCGTCCAGCGACCACTGTTGATGGATTCCCCGGCAAGGTTAATGAAAGCTTGAATTCCTTCGAGATCCTCTTCTGGCTTCGCCCCGTCGGATAGCCATTTTACGTAGGTAACACCTGAACGATTGTCGTATTTATCCGGATTTCGAGTAAGTATCAAGACTTCATGATGGTGTTCGAGTAGTTCCTCCGTCAGAGCCTGCCCGACAAAACCCGTACCACCTGTTATAGCGATCTTCATCATCATCCCTCCAA
Coding sequences:
- a CDS encoding YfhE family protein, whose translation is MDNKKKKDKNKSVLSSAQEVTYSREFKAADRAGGFSSKAHR
- a CDS encoding TIGR01777 family oxidoreductase, encoding MKIAITGGTGFVGQALTEELLEHHHEVLILTRNPDKYDNRSGVTYVKWLSDGAKPEEDLEGIQAFINLAGESINSGRWTDERKKRIINSRINSTQEVMNIIKVLKEKPACLINASAIGYYPSSKTNTYTEASTETADNFLGETVQIWEKEASKANQLSIRVAYARFGIILGKDEGALPRIALPYKMFVGGTVGSGDQWMSWVHIKDIARAVHFIAETEAISGPVNVTAPSPVSMKEFGKTLGSVLGRPHWIPVPSLALKVAMGEMSALVLEGQKVLPSVLSENGFQFEYPELKSALIDIYR